TAGAGGGGAGCTCCTACTGTCACGTAGGTATTTGCTGCATATTCCTGTCCAACGTCTGCGACGCGCAGGGGTTTGATGCCACGCTCGCTCAAGAAATCCTCAATGCCGCCCATCTTGTCGACGCCATTGACGTGCAGGTCGACAAGTTCGTAGAGCTCCTTGCGTACGTCCTCAAAGGTATCCGCGCACGTGGCTGTGCCCAATTCAAGACACTCGCCAGTCCACTGATCCCCCTCTTGATCGAACTCAGCGGTGAGGATCAGCACCTCTGTCACGACCCTCTCTGAATAATGGAGCATGGCAAAGCTCTCGCGAAGCATACATCCACCTCCTCATTCCAGAACGTTGCACAGCTCAGGCTGGTTCCTTATCGCGCGTTTGCGTCCGCGGGCCGTGCGAGTCGTTTGCTACGCGCTCGCGCCGGCCTTGTACTGCTCCACCACCTTCTGCGTGAGGTTGCCGGGCAGCGGCTCGTAGTGGTCGACTTCCATCGTGAACGTGGCGCGCCCCTGCGTCAGCGAGCGCAGGTCCAGGGCGTAGCGCTGCACCTCCGGCAGCGGCACGTTGGCCTCCACCACCGTGTGGCCGTCCTCCTGCGGGATCATGCCGAGGATGCGCCCCCGCTTGCTGTTCAGGTCGCCGATGATCTCGCCCGTGTAGGCGTCCGGCGTGTTGACGCGCAGCAGCATGACGGGCTCCAGCAGCACCGGCGACCCCTCCGCGAAGGCCTTCTTCATCGCGAAGTAGCCACACGTCTCGAAGTCCATGCTGGCCGAGT
The sequence above is a segment of the Chloroflexota bacterium genome. Coding sequences within it:
- the fusA gene encoding elongation factor G (EF-G; promotes GTP-dependent translocation of the ribosome during translation; many organisms have multiple copies of this gene); translated protein: TRVEHRHKQQSGGHGHFAHILLRVEPAQNPEGEFATEVVGGSVPREFIPAVEKGVRRAWAEGIVAGFPVVDTKAVLYDGSYHPVDSASMDFETCGYFAMKKAFAEGSPVLLEPVMLLRVNTPDAYTGEIIGDLNSKRGRILGMIPQEDGHTVVEANVPLPEVQRYALDLRSLTQGRATFTMEVDHYEPLPGNLTQKVVEQYKAGASA